GAGCAGGGAGCGGAGAGCGGAGAGTTGGGATTCAATTGCCGATTGCCGATTGCCGATTGCCGATTGCTTTTCTTCATGGTCCCTTCCCGAAGAAACAGGTCGGATAATGACAAACCCCGCATTGCATACACAATCCTCCGTAAGAAAGTTTTACCATATCCTTTTTGTACATCTTCTCGCCGGCCATAATCCTCGCGAGTATAATGTCCATAACGGTATATTTATTATAGTAGACACATGCCGGGGCACCCAGGATATACTTCCCTTTCAGACGCGCAACGAGAAACATCGCCCCGGGGAAAACAGGTGTCCCGTAAAACAAGACCTCTGCCCCGGTTGCTTCTATGCCATCCCTCGTCACATCGTCAGGATCGACAGAAAGACCGGCGGTGGTCATGACGATATCAGTTCCCATGTCAAGCTGCGCCATAATAGCATCCCTGATCGTTACTATATCGTCAGGTACAATCTTTTTATCCACCACTGTCAAGCCATAGCCCTTTAATTTCTTCTCAACAACATGGGAGCCGTCAGGTATCCTCCCGCTGTAGACCTCTGTTCCGGTGATCACAAGACCTATCTTCAACTGTTTGAAAGGGCTTATCCTTATAACACCCTGTTCCCCTGCCCGTTCAACCTTTTTCAGTTCACGTTCTTTGATATAAAGCGGAATGATCCTTGTTGCCGCGACAATATCGCCCGGCTTGACAGGATGTCTGTTTGGAACTGTGCTTAAGAGGATATCCTTGATCCTGTTTATCTCATAGAGGTAGCGGTCATTGACATAAAAAAGTCCGTTCACCTTGCTTATGATGCTGACCTTGCCTTCCTTTGGGGGCAACGGCTCCATATGTTCATCCATAATGGCCTGGGCTATCCTCATGCCCGCCTCGTTCTCATGCACTCCTTTTATTTCGCCTTCAAAAACGTAGAGGCTTCTTTTCCCAAGGTCCAGAAGCCTTTCTATGTCCTCTTTCTCAATGATCTTTCCTCTCCGGAATGCAACATCCTTTTTCTTGCCGGGGATAATCTCGGTGATATCATGGGCAAGAACGGTGCCGAGCGCTTCTTC
This Syntrophorhabdaceae bacterium DNA region includes the following protein-coding sequences:
- a CDS encoding molybdopterin-binding protein, with product MKKVNVEEALGTVLAHDITEIIPGKKKDVAFRRGKIIEKEDIERLLDLGKRSLYVFEGEIKGVHENEAGMRIAQAIMDEHMEPLPPKEGKVSIISKVNGLFYVNDRYLYEINRIKDILLSTVPNRHPVKPGDIVAATRIIPLYIKERELKKVERAGEQGVIRISPFKQLKIGLVITGTEVYSGRIPDGSHVVEKKLKGYGLTVVDKKIVPDDIVTIRDAIMAQLDMGTDIVMTTAGLSVDPDDVTRDGIEATGAEVLFYGTPVFPGAMFLVARLKGKYILGAPACVYYNKYTVMDIILARIMAGEKMYKKDMVKLSYGGLCMQCGVCHYPTCFFGKGP